The genomic interval ATTaagtacatttgtttaaataataaactgtACACACCACAATTTCAGTATTATGGCGAACACACTGCAGTCTTTAGGACTCTCTTTTAACTGAAGAATGTTGTGGGACACATTATCTTCTTACTTTACTGCACCACAGGAGCTTGTTATAGCTAATAATCACATCTAACTAGACCTAGTTTTATAGAGGCCTGAATTGACATAGGCTAGTATATTTGCACAGCATTGATTGGTTTTGGTTGCCTTTATTCTTTGTACAATAACAAGTCTCTATCATCTCATTGCTTACCTCGAGTACATTTATGTGAGATTAAAATACTTTTCATGTCAACGTGTGGAGTTTTATAGTTGACCTCTTTGCAATTGGTGAGATCAGTCCTGGTTTGTACAATGCAAATATTTCCAGATACTGGCACCTTTTGACCTGTTAGCCAGTTCTTCTGCATTTGAGGATGCATTCAAAACTTCCTACAACGGTTGTGGTTAATATGCTAAGAAACTTTTTTGTATAATATGCTAAGATACAAGTTTTGGATATCTAACaacataaaatttaattattctCTAAACATCTCTAAAATATGACATGCACATTTAGAAATGGTTAAGATACAAATTAGATTTTAGAGGAAAAGATTATCATTGAATAAGTTTCATTTCAGtcttctcacacaaagctattggaTCTAACAATACCTGAAGAACAATGTGTGATTGGTTTGGAGTAAACATTTGGTTCATTTGTATCTGCTAAGAACGTTTAAGGTTATATTCTTGTATgtaactacaaaacaaaaaggtgATTATTTGGCAATGCAGTTATCTACATCATTAAAGCTGAGTTTTTACCTGTCAATTTTAGCAGCCATTGAAAGAGGAAGAGCACCCCCTACTGAGCACTCATCAGCTGCCTTACACTTTTTGTACTTGTATAGCCAAACGAATGgctcttttttaattaaaataaccctaaaacttaataacaaaaaatattgagtgaAACTTAAATTTCAATTAATCTCTCTATACAGGTAATATCCACACTGTTCCTCATTCTTGCTTATTTGCTTGGATAGATACTTTGGCTAACCTTTTCTGTGATTCACGGTCATCTGTCTATAGGTGGCAGTATAGAATATCTAAAAGAGAATTTGTGACGCGACACGTTTAAACGCAAGCAGGAACATACATCGATGTAAATAATGCGTTTAGTTATTCACACTGCCACGTGGTTTTCTGCTACCTTCTTCTCTGCACAGTACTCTAGAAAAAGCACGCCTATATTTTCAGCTACTTACATTCATTTTAGAAAAATGGCGCATTACCTTACAGAGCTGCGAGGACGACCAAACTCAACTGACTATAGGGTTTACTTGAGTAAGTTCGCCCTTCTTATCTTTTAATACCATTCATAAAAACGAGCATTATAAACTGCTcacaattttcaaataaaatgattattggtGACAATATCGCCGCTGATTTATGCACTCTAACGGTGGGAGAATTCTGAACGTCATAAGTAAGAGACAGAACATGCATGCATTAACAGTTACATTCACACAAGTTAAAAATCTATCTATAAAACTATGTAATTTATCGTTGTATTTTGTTCACTTTATCAATACGCAAGGTCTAATGGTAATTTAAATTTACAGAGAAACGTTAGATAATACTTCATTGATACCTTAGATCGGATGAATGATACAGATTGTAACATTTGCTTTGCAGAAAGTTCAGACGGAAAGTACATATCCCCTTTCCATGACATCCCTCTCTATGTTTCTGATGAACAGGTTTGTGTAATGTACTTCAAATCAGTGATGTTATGTctgatagtaaaaaataaatgagtaatTAATTGAATAACCTAATTGACATCCAGATAAAAGGCACAATTCTTGCCCAGTCTTTTTTCTAATTTGTTGGCATTTTGTTTCTCACCTATCAGGAATGTGGTGTTCCACCAAAGAAGTTAAAAACTAATGAGGTAACCATTCATCATCAATCTACACATTTTGGGAGCTTATTGTCGCAAAATATAAGTTAATCATTTTGTGCTGTCTTTAACAGATATGGTTTAATATGGTTGTAGAAGTACCTCGTTGGTCAAATGCCAAGATGGAGGCAAGTATATTTTTAGAGTTGTATCAGTTTTTCTAGTGTCTGACTGTGGTTAAGATGACCAGCAATTCTCTAGTGCTTACTTTGATTGATCATTGGCTGATTTGGCCAATAAATTAGAAAGCTAATTTAATGTTGAATATAAGACTTGCATGAgaagaaaaatagaaagaatatAAGACTTGCATAAgattaataatagaaaaaagaGAGTTAAAAAATCaagtcagttatttatatatcaataggTTGCCAAAAGGAAGATTTATTtgccaataataattataaataataccaTATAGCTAATTTAGCTTTGTATGTGGGCTGTGTAGCCTCATGCTTATACAGTATGTACCAAATCGATAAAAAAACTTCATtttgatattaaattaaaattttgaatcAATTAAATATTGTGTGTTCTGATATTGTGCTCAATACAATGCAAaagtatgttatttatttatttatttatttttatccacaGATAGCAACAAAGGAACCACTGAACCCAATCAAGCAAGATGTGAAGAAAGGCAAGCTGCGATATGTTGCTAACATTTTTCCACACAAAGGTTACATTTGGAACTATGGTGCACTTCCACAGGTGATGTCATAGATTTGATTATGGCTATGATTTTCAAAACTGTCTGCCATCTGATTTGAACATCTTAATTGTACAGTATTCTTgcgttgtgtgtatgtgtgcaattttttttaatttttaatcctCTGTCTGTTTGcataaatactaaaaatacttttttttaagacatGGGAAGACCCCAGCCATACTGACAAGGAAACCATGTGCTGTGGAGACAATGACCCCATAGACGTGTGTGAGATTGGCTCCAAGGTCGGTGGAATCActggtttatataatattttacaaaactaTTTGCAACATTTAGCAGTTTTGCATTTCAcaagcaaaaaaactaaactacaACAACAATCCTATAACTAAAATTTGCTTTCAGTTAAAAATACTGAAACCTTAAAATCAATATTTCTCagtcttttcaaaaaaatatatgcataccTATTTGACAGTTTTTGCCCCCTTCTAATGCTGTGTAGGTGGCATTTTTGGCCCATTGTTCCATCAGTGTATAATTATTTAGCATAATACATTCTTCTTTCTTTCCTAACACAAATTGGTTATGGGTCTGATTACTACTCTATAAGCCACTGTATATTTCTGTGTTACAGGTGTGTGTAACAGGGCAGGTGATTCAGGTTAAAGTTCTTGGAATTCTGGCTTTGATAGATGAAGGAGAGACTGACTGGAAGGTAATAGCCATCAATATAGAGGACCCTGATGCATCAAGCCTTAACAGTGAgtcatttgtaaaaatgtttttgttattagcACATTACCGGCATTTATGACTCTGTAATCTCAACTAGTGTATCTTTAACAGACATTGAGGATGTGAGAAAGATTAAGCCTGGTCACCTTGAGGCTACCGTGGAttggtttaaaaaatataaagtgcCAGATGGGAAGCCTGAGAACCAGTTTGCATTCAATGGAAAATTCAAGGATAAGGTAGTGTATCATGGAAGATTGATTATGAGAAAGAATTCGATAATTCACTTGATGATCAATCATCTAATATAATCTTATTAATATCATGTTAGGACTTTGCTATAGAAGTCATAAAATCAACACACAGCTTCTGGAAAGCATTAGTGATGAGAACAAAGATGAAAGGTGATGAGATTGTTTGGTGAGTGTAagattagatttttatttcagactTGTTAAATGACAGCAGAGTTTCTTTTTGtgatacattttagtttttcttcattttcaattgtttgatattttgatagTCATTTTGATGACCGTTTAGATTTTCGTGATGGTATTTACTTTGATCCATCTCTTTCTTAGTCAAAACACTTCCTTATGTGAGAGTCCATTCAAATGCAGTGATGCAGAGGCCAGTACTGTAGTTGAAGCTGTAAGTATTTATGTTCTTTCACTGGCTAATTTTTGCTATTAGACCGAAGGTAAATTCTCTTTTGCTGTTGTAGGCTGCAGAATATGGGGAACCCCTTCCAGTACCATCTGAaggtaaatttgtattttatgtttttttcaatacttttacaAGTTACATGACTTTGTTAACTTCATTTCTATTTTACAGTGGACAAATGGCACTTCTTCACGAAGTAAAAGATCATTACCTCTTTGCAGTGTGATCTCAGAAGAAGGTAGAAAAGGCCAGACGATGCCTTTATTTGGGTTCAGTAATGTCCTTGGTGcaaagatttttgttttattaatgttttattttttaaaacattgctttATTTATTAGAACAAGACACACCCACAAGCACCACTCATTAATTTGGTAAAATGACCAAGTTATTTTTGCAGTAACATTGGTGAACATGTTTCTGTACTTAAAAAGCACATGCTTCAGTGCCAAAGATCATGTTCATAATCTATAGATTGAACAGTTAATCTCTAGTTTCTAAAGATTTTTCCTTATTGTTCTTCAAACCGTGTCTTTTCATGCGTGTGTGTTTTTCgtttatttctatttatacaCTCTTTCTGACAAGTCGTTTAGGAGCAAGTGAACAAGTTTAAGCTTAGGTACAAGGTTAAGAAAACTTTAGTTTGCAATTGCTGACATTAGGAACCATTATGCATTGGGTATTTGGACAAGAAGAGTTTGTCTTGTCAAGATGACCAAGAAATCCAACTCTGTAGCAAGAATGTGAAGTTCCCTgcttgatgtaaaaaataaatgatattctaCTTCTTTCTCTGGAATATatacaatcagaatcaagtactaGTATATAGGAAATAAACTCAatgatctttgttttgttttccatgatAATAGGGTTAACAAAAGAAAAAGTGTTtgattttttactttaatataaaaaaagcttaattaaTGCACTGAAAgaagaattgttttaaatgtattctaatttaaattgtattatcaGTTATTGTAAAAATTATTCACACCCTTGGACGTCATTGTTTGTTAGTAATGTAAAATCAAAGTGTTGTAAAGAAGTAAAACATCACGGCTTCAAATACTTTTGTAAACACTGTTTGTAATTGTACCAttttcaaattataaataaaaccatattattatttttggtttatttaatcattaaaggagtcaaaatgataaatataaagttgcacaatttacagtatattcttgaaataaatatgatttttatttttaaaaaaaattcagcaatattaggaatgaaaacaaatcataacaaacagctttcaaataaaatgcattcatttcttCAGTACATTACAATACTTACAGTATTCAAAGCCATTCTTAATTCAATGTTTTAAGCATTACAAATTGTAAGGGAAAATGGAAAGCAATGCAAAAAGGCAGAAAATAGCACAATTATACCTTTAGTGTCTAATGGCAAAATACCAATAGGTGTACTACATAAACCGCAAGCTTAATGTAAAAGCTGCGCACCCCAGTTCGTTAGTTGAAGTCAGAAAGTCATTTCAAGTAAAGTTGACTCCACTCAAAAACTCTCCGAACATCTTCAAGTATGGCTATTCTCGTCACTCACTAAATGTTAACCACCACTTTTGCTTCATACACAACCTGCTACTCAAACTGGGTTCTGTGCACAGAAATTTAAACCAATAAATTGGAAGTGTCTAGTCAGTCCTTCAAAGTGATTcctaatttaaatttgtttgtttgttaaacttTGCTGTTgtattcaaaaaaagaaaagaaaacgtagCTGACCTGAATACCAACAAGATGTTTTAGGGGCAAAATCTATATTATATGTGTGGAGAAATGGtacttttaacattaaattaaactgtaCATAACATGGACTTAGACTTCTGCAACGCAAGAATGTAGTATATACAATGTGGCACAATCTATTTAGTTTACAATAATCTACCTATTTTGAATTTACATagattgttttgtattatttctggaaaaaaaaatcaaatgaagtGCTTTAATTATGGAATgagttgtatatattttataatcaatTATTCATAACTTTTCTAATTTGATTCAGTGGACAGGGTTGTGTGAGAGGCATTACCATGTTTAGTGGTTGTATATACATTTAGCCTCAAGATGTACATATGCATTTAATGTGCACACAAAAGTTGAACTGACTTGGTCTTACCTTTCAGTAAAGAGCAActgcattgcattatatattttgtgacactttccctttaaatcagtgcatgttaaaatgttttaaaattacttctTGAAAAGTTTATCAGCATTCTGCTTCAGCAGTTCACAAATTCAGATTCTTAATTTTAGTTCTGTAACAAAGTTAGATATGTGTGTAGTATATACAAGAAATTTAGATTGATTTAAAATACAAAGGCTCAAACCTGATTTAGAGAAGACAACATGAACACAAGTGATATTTATGTACAGAAATGAGCTGATATCCCTGATTTTGCAGTTCCATTGAAACTTGAAGTTCAAGACAAGTAATACTTTCTAACAGATCAAGTGTGAAGAAAGTAAGAAATGAACTTAGCATCAATGATGGCCTTAAGGTCTTTGTTATATTTGCTACAAAGTGTTTGGAAATAAAAGAACAGAAACACCTTGGTATTTTAATTCTATTGCCAAACTAGTTCTGAGGTATATGATAAGTAGGGTTTTCTACGTCATTCATAAGCCTTTTCAACAGCCTTAGAAATTCTCACATTATATGTATAGCAGGTCAAGTAGCACCATTTGAAATAAGATCAGTTCAAACCCAAAGTAATAGTACTCATCTTTACTAAACTATTATCTAAGCATACAttcgaaataat from Carassius auratus strain Wakin chromosome 26, ASM336829v1, whole genome shotgun sequence carries:
- the ppa2 gene encoding inorganic pyrophosphatase 2, mitochondrial, translating into MRLVIHTATWFSATFFSAQYSRKSTPIFSATYIHFRKMAHYLTELRGRPNSTDYRVYLKSSDGKYISPFHDIPLYVSDEQECGVPPKKLKTNEIWFNMVVEVPRWSNAKMEIATKEPLNPIKQDVKKGKLRYVANIFPHKGYIWNYGALPQTWEDPSHTDKETMCCGDNDPIDVCEIGSKVCVTGQVIQVKVLGILALIDEGETDWKVIAINIEDPDASSLNNIEDVRKIKPGHLEATVDWFKKYKVPDGKPENQFAFNGKFKDKDFAIEVIKSTHSFWKALVMRTKMKGDEIVCQNTSLCESPFKCSDAEASTVVEAAAEYGEPLPVPSEVDKWHFFTK